The window ACATCCAAGTCTTCCGGAATCGGTTCATTGTACCATTCTTCCAACTGTTTTTTTAATTTTTCCATTTGTTCTAAATGAGTATTGAATTGATCTTTATAAATTAAATACTGTTCTCCGTCAAAAACAGCGCGGATTTTATTATGAAGTATCAAGCTTTCAATATACTTTTCCGGCAATGATAAATAATCCGCTGTTTCTTTTATCGTTAAATACATCCTTTCGCCTCTTTCTATCAATCTCTCTAATGCACCCATTCTGTACCACACTGACAAAAGGGTATTTCGTTCCATCATTTCTTTCTTAATATATGGGTTGCAAAGGTCAATATAAAACATAGGAGTATAAATGCGAAGAAATAAACATGCTCAATTTCAATATGGAAAACACTTAAGAGCATTTTTATGGATATAAAAACAATGATGACGTAAGCGGTAGTTTCCAGTTCTGGAATACGATCAATGAGCCGCAAAAACAACCCGGCGACTCCTCTCATCATCAGAACTCCCAACATTCCGCCAATCAACAGGACCCATACTTTTTCACTGATTCCGAAAGCTGCCAAGATGCTGTCAACAGAAAAAGCCGCATCCATCATCTCCACGGCCGCTACTGTACCCCAAAATGGCCCGAACAACTTGATTAATAAGCCATTTTTCTTGATCCCGGTAACCTCTTGATCCACTTTTTCGCCCATACTCTTATCGACAAAGTAATGGATAGACAACCAGGCAAGATAAAGTGCTCCAAGTACTTTAATCCACCATAGCTTAATTAAATAAACACCGATCCCAATGGCAATAAATCTTAAAAGATATGCACCAATCAGTCCGTAAAACAGCGCTTTTCTTCTTTGGGCACCGGGAAGATGGCGAACCATCACCGCTAATACTAAAGCGTTGTCGGAAGAGAGAAGCCCCTCTAAAACAACGAGAGTACCGATCAGTCCCCAGCTTACGGGATCCGTTAACACTTCCATCCACATGTCCCATTCAAAAAATTGTGCATAAGTCTTTGTGATGTCTTGAATTATCTCTGACATGAAGAGCCTCCTGTAATAAACAATGATGGGTTAGGATGTTTTCATCCCTATCATCTATTGCGTTCATTTGATTTTTCCGTAATAAAAAAATTCACTCACCTATATTCTAATCGGAAAAGACAAATATCCTGAAAGGTTAGTAAGTGAAAAAGGATGCCTATTCGACATCCTTTCTCCATTAATCGCAAAACTGATGAAGGGCATTCGTTAAATTGGTAACGATGTCTTCAACCTCATGGTATTCGATATCTTCCCTCGGAATAAAGTGAACAACTTCTTTGCCTTTTAATATGGCCATGGACGGCGATGAAGGCTCATAGCCTGTAAAATATTCCCGCATTTTGGCCGTAGCTTCCCGATCTTGTCCAGCAAAAACCGTCACCAAATGATCCGGCTTTTTCTCTGATTCTGCGATCGCCTTAACGGCTGCAGGACGAGCAAGCCCCGCAGCGCAGCCGCACATAGAATTGACAAATACTAGTGTCGTTCCTTCTGCTTGGTCCATGAAATGAACGACTTCTTCCGGTGTGATCAACTCTTGAAAACCGGCGTCCACCAATTCCTGTCTCATCGGCTTCACTAATTGTTTCATATATTCTTCATAAGCATTCGTCATTTCTTTTCCTCCGATTTTTCATTTTTTCGGGCTTCGGTCATTTGTTTCCAAACAGAACCTTTTCCCTCTTGTCCACCTTCTATTCGTTCGATTGCCATTTTAATCTGCATTTGCACTTCAAACTCCGGATCATTTTCCGCCGCTTTTAATGCCGGAAGGGCCGTTTCATCTCCGACTTCATATAAATACATGGCGGCACGCCATCGGACAATTTTGCTTTTATCCTTCAGAGCTTCACACATTGCAGGGATCGCTTCTTTAAATCCAAGGTCGGATAAACAATCTCCTGCTGTTCGGCGGACGGCCACCACCGGATCTTTTAACGCTTTATACAAAAGCGGCAATACTTTTTTATCTTTGATCATGCCTACATAGACCACTGCAAGTCTGCGAATGGCTACTTTATCATCGTTCATCGCTTTTTCAAGCAAGGGCAAATCGTCCAATGTAGGATCTTCCATTCGTTCCAACAGCTGATACCGCTTCCGCCAGTCCGATTCATCCAACATCTCGGGTGTCAACTTGACCCGTTCTGGCCTATACTCACTTTGACGTTCTCCTTGTCGGGCGCGATCAACGAGCGCATCCAGCCTTTCCCGGGTGTAAAGTGCGGTGATTTCTTCTATCATACTTTTTCCAATTTCATCCATATCCCCATACCGAACACCGTAATCTTTCCAAGTACGCTGCAGAACAAAATTGTCGCCATCTTGCTGAGCAGCTTCAAAAGCTTTAAGGAATTCCTGAGGCAGTCCAAATCGTTTTTCTTCTTGACCGTCATTTAATTTAATCTGCAATGGAATACCTTTAAACATTTGAACCGATACTTTTACTTCCCCAAAATGTTCATTGGCCGTTCTCTTTTCGGGCTTGGTTTCCACTTCTTCGCCAAATACGCGTCGTACTTTCGGCAAAATTTCTTGCCAATCATATTTTCCATTTCGTTCCACTGCCAAGAAATCTGCCACGTGATAAACGCCTTTTACCCCATCTATCTTTAATATGTCAGCGATGACTGGGGGCGCATCACTACTTTGCTCTTTCTTGTAATTATGGCTTTTCCCCGAGGGAAGTTCCTCATCCAATATAATTTTCATTGTATTAGGGCTAGGCGTAGGTTCTATTGCCACAATTTTCAAGTTTCTTCCTCCCCTCATCGAACCGGAAAATTCGTAACAATGCCATTGTATCATAAACGAGAGACAACCAATGAATGATTTGTCTATTAGGCTAATTCCGAAAGATAGCTCCACCGTTCAATCAAAAATTCGAGCTGTTCGTTTAATTGATTTAGTTCCTCCATGATCGACTGTGCCTTTTCAAAATCGCTTCCGGTTGTTTCTAGTTGTTGTTGCAACTCTTTGATCTTGTTTTCTGTATCCTCAATTTTGTCTTCAATTTCCTCCCATTCTTTTTTTTCTAAATACGTCATTCTTTTCTTTTCGGATTTTGCTGCTTTAGGTTTACGTTCCTCTTTCAACGGTGGAGAAGGTTTTTTCGCTGCCTCCTGCTCGTTCAAATAGTCACTGTAAGATCCGTAATAGTGACGTATGTTCCCCTCTCCTTCAAAAACGAGCAGCTCTTTGGCCGTTTTATCCAAAAAATAGCGATCATGGGAGACCGTTATGACCACGCCGGGAAAATCCTCCAAATAATCTTCCAACACCGTTAAAGTTTCCGTATCAAGATCATTCGTTGGTTCGTCTAAAAACAGCACATTGGGCTGTGACATTAACAGTTTTAATAAATAAAGCCGCCGCTTCTCGCCTCCGGACAGCTTTCGAATCGGCGTTCCATGCGTGTTCATCGGAAAAAGAAATCTTTCCAGCATTTGGGCGGCTGAAATGCGTTCACCGCTTTTTGTTTCAATCACTTCTGCTTCTTCTCGAACATAAGCGATGATCCGCTTATTTTCATCCATGTCGGTACGCTCTTGTGTGTAAAAAGCGATTTTAACGGTTGATCCAGTCACCAATTCTCCTTCATCCAAAGGAATTTTCCCAGCCAAAATATTTAAGAAGGTAGATTTGCCGCTCCCGTTTCGTCCGACAATCCCGATGCGGTCATGCGGCTTCACAATCCAATCAAAATTTTTCAATATGACCTTGTCGCCGAAAGCTTTAGAAGCATGTTTTAATTCAAACACTTGTTTCCCGAGGCGGCTTCCTTTCAATTGAATATCGAGCTGCTCTTTTTTGACGCGATTTTCCACTTTTTCTTCGAGCTTTTCAAAGCGTTCAATCCGTGCCTTTTGTTTTGTGGATCGTGCTTTAGCCCCTCGTTTTATCCACGCCAATTCTCTTCTGTACAAATTGCGGCGTTTTTTCTCCAGAGATTCTTCCTGTTCTTCACGCACCGCTTTCGCTTCCAGATAATCTTGGTAATTTCCTTTATAAAGAAAAATGTTTCCGTTTGCCAATTCAAACATTCGATTGGCAGTCGCATCGAGAAAATAGCGATCATGTGTAACAAAGAAAACAGATTTCGGATATTTGTTCAAAAAATCTTGAAGCCATTGAATCGTTTCAAAATCAAGATGGTTCGTTGGTTCGTCCAAGATCAGCAAATCAGGTGTTTCAATCAATACTTGCGCCAGGGCAACCCGTTTCTTTTGCCCTCCGGAGAGAGTCGCAATTTTTTGATCAAAATGATCGATCCCCAACTTCGTTAAAATCGTTTTGGCATTCGTGTTTGCTTCCCAAGCGTTCAGTGCGTCCATCTTTTTTTGTAGTTCAAACAATTTTTCCGTTAATTCCATCTTTTGCGGATATTTTTCTAGCAGCGACACGGTTGCTTCATATTCTTTTAAGAGACGGATCACCTCGGCTTCACTTTGGAAAATTTGATCTAAAACGGTTCGATCTCCTATTAGTTCCGGTTCTTGAGGAAGATACGCAATAGAATAATCATTCGGTGCGGATATCTCCCCTTCATCCGCAACGTCCTTTCCTGCGACAATTTTCAATAACGTCGATTTTCCTGTGCCGTTCACCCCGATTAACCCGATCCGTTCTTTTTCACCGATGGTAAATGAAATATCTTGAAACAATACTTTATCCCCATATGATTTAGACAAATGTTCAACGGATAAAATTTTCATATTCAACGTACAGGAGCCCTCCACAGCGAAAGGGGATGGTTGGCAGAAGCGTTCGCCAAATTTTCTCCTATACTTCCTCCTTTCATCTGAACGTAACGATAGCCTTTAAGAAAATGATTCTATCGTTTGCGACAATCCCCAATTTGGCGGCGAGGAATGCTCCGGCCTGTAAACAGAAACCATTTATATGAAACGTAAAAAACAAACATTTTTGCCGCTATTCTTTGAAATGACAGAATCCTTTCACGGAAAAGAACGATTATACATGCAGTAATCCGTCCGGTTGAACGACTTTCTTGATGAATAAACACGAGTGAATGATTCTCAATGGACATTTTAATCAAATTTCGAAATCCAAAAGGAATCCATTGTCGTGATATCAATCTTGAAGAGTCGCAACAAAAAATTCGATCAGTTGTTGCAAATCGTCCATCATGTCTTCCGTAATTAATCGTTCAAAACGGACCACTAATTCACACGATTTTCCCGACAAAGAAGAATCAATGTTTCTTGTTTCGAACATTCTTGGTTGTCCCCATGCTGCTTTCCATTTTCGGATTCTTTCTTTCGTCACGTCTTGCTCACTTCCGGAATAAACCACTTCAAGGAATGCTCCGCGTTGTTCGGCAGCCCCGTTGGCAAGCAATTCAGCGGACAACTGTTCCAAACGGGCATAAAGTCGGAAGGTGGCAAGAATATTCGAGCGCTCCTTTAATGAAAAGGAAAGCGAATATTTTCTCGAAAGCCGAGCTAAGTCTATAATATCATTTCTCTCTTTTATGGAGATGACTCCATTTAAATCCAAATCATAGAACAATCCTTCCGCCACTACTTTCATATTGTCAAAAGCCGTTGGATCAAACATGCCCTCACCTCTTTTTCACGCAAACAGTAAAAGAAAGAACCCAATAGGCTCTTTCTGTTAAAATAAACCGATCGCTCTTCCTTGTTCATCGACATCCATTTGATTGGCAGCAGGATGTTTGGGAAGGCCGGGCATGGTCAACACGTCTCCTGTCAGCGCGACGATAAAACCAGCACCTAATTTTGGCAGCAGCTCCCGTACGTGGATGACAAAGTCTCTTGGACGACCTAATTTTTCAGGATCATCCGATAAAGAGTATTGAGTTTTAGCCATGCAAATCGGCAAACCACTCCAACCATTCTCTTCAAACTCTTTCAATTGTTTGCGAGCTTTTGCCGAAAACTCAACCCCTTTTCCGCCATAAATCGATTGAACAATGGCCAAGATTTTTTCTTCCAAGCTTTGTTCAAGGGAGTACAGAGGACGGAAAGAATGATTGGACTGCTCGATCACTTTTAACACTTTTTCCGCCAAATCCAAGCCTCCTTTTCCGCCTTTTTCCCACACTTCCGTTAAGGCCACAGGGATTTGTTTTTCGGCACACCATTGAAAAAGTTCATTGATTTCGTTTTCCGTATCCGTTATAAACCGATTCACCGCTACGACAAGAGGCAGGTCAAATTGCTGGATGGATTCAATATGTTTTTGCAAATTCGCGATGCCTTTTCTTAAAGCGGACAGGTTTTCTTGATTTAATTCGCTTTTTCCTTGTCCGCCGTGCATTTTCAAGGCACGGATTGTCGCGACAATCACGACGGCATCCGGTTGAAATCCGGCAGCGCGCGTTTTGATATTGAGAAATTTTTCAGCTCCCAAATCAGCACCAAATCCTGCTTCTGTCACGACCACGTCCGCAAGTTTCAACGCAGCTTTTGTGGCCATTACACTATTGCAGCCGTGGGCAATATTGGCGAAAGGACCGCCATGAACCAGCGCAGGTGTATGCTCGATCGTTTGGACTAAGTTCGGCTTCAGAGCATCTTTTAACAATAGGGTAAGGGCCCCTTCAGCCCCAAGATCGCCAGCGGTTACGGGCTCTTTATCGTAATTGTAGGCGACTACCATTTGCGACAGCCTTCTTTTTAAATCCTGTAAATCGGTCGCGAGACAAAGGACCGCCATGATTTCAGAAGCAACGGTAATGTCAAAGCCATCTTCGCGCGGCACTCCCTGTGAAGGACCGCCTAATCCAACCACGATTTTTCTTAGCGCACGGTCGTTCAAATCCAATGATCGTTTCCAAACAATCCGTCTTGGGTCGATTCTCAACTCATTTCCTTGATGAATATGATTATCTAATAGAGCGGCCAAGGCATTATTCGCTGTCGTAATGGCATGGATGTCCCCGGTAAAATGCAAGTTAATATCTTCCATTGGCATGACTTGGGCATATCCCCCGCCTGCCGCTCCACCTTTTATTCCCATCGTCGGACCTAGCGAAGGTTCCCTCAACGCAATCATCGTTTTCTTGCCTAATTGCGAGAGAGCGTCTCCCAAGCCAACAGTGACCGTCGATTTCCCTTCACCCGCAGGAGTCGGATTAATGGAAGTAACGAGAATCAGTTTTCCGTTTGGTTTTGTATTCAATCGCTTTAACGTTTCATAGGACAACTTCGCTTTATATTTCCCATAAAATTCTAAATCTTCTTCTTCCAAACCAATCGATTTCGCGACTTCTTTTATCGGCTTGAGCTCCGCCTCTTGGGCGATCTCGATATCGGTCTTTACTTTCGTATGTATACCCATTTTTCTTTCCCCCATTGTGAATGAAAGTCTGTCATTTCAAAGGCCTTTGGCAAAGGTGCTCAATTCACCTTCTGCAGCAAAAAGACAGTCATAAAAGAAATCGCCTGTTTTAATGGGTCGGGGAGAGTGGATAATATGGTTCTGTCCGTTTCCCTTTTCGGAACATGGAGTTCCTTTAATGTTATAAAACCATGCTCAGATGCTAATTTGCTAAATTCCCATGGCATCATTGTATTCATCATCACTTTTTCCCCCAACAATCTAGGGTATGCATTTTCCCTCGGACCGGCGGTTGGGCCCAAAATCCCTATACAGGCGATTCCTTTCGGTATTAAAATCCTTTCTATTTCACGTATTACGTCCAAAGGAGACTCCGTCCATTCAATAGAATTGATCGCCAGCACCCCGTCCTGTGAGTGATCGGGAATCGGCACATTTGAAAGATCTCCAACTAAAAATCGGACGTTCGGATGCTGATAAGACTTTGCGATGCTGATCATTTGTTCAGAAAGATCAATACCCGTCACCAGATAACCGGCTTCAGCCAATTTTAATGCGGCATAACCGTCGCCACACCCTAAATCGCAAATCTTTTTTCCAATTGGCAAAGCGCTTTGTAAAAATGGCAATATTTCTTTTCGGCTACCTTTTTCCCACATATTCTTACTTCTAGCATGCCAATTTTGCGCATTCTGATTCCATTGATCCTTCGTATAGTCCGTCCACTCGTTTGATTTCAAAAGAACCACCGCCTGTTTTTACCATAATCATAATCGAACGGTGTATTCGAAACAATAAAAATTTATTAGTAAAAATCCGTTTCCAAGGACATGATAGACAATAGATTCTACAAAGAAAGAGGGGTAACAATGGAATATATTGTTGCTGTCCAAAGAAACTCTTTAGGAGACATCGTTAGTGTTCAAACCTCCAAAGGAAGGATCATTTCCTACCAAAAAGCCTTGATGGAAGCAGAAGCTGGGATGTTGGGCGGCACCGAAATCCAATGGAACAAAGATGGTAACCGAATTTTATTGAATAAAATGTCCGAGGACATCTACTTTTCTGATTTCCCTTCCATTTATTAAAGGACGGTTTTCCCTAATTTTTCTTATGTTGAAACCGATAGGTGCCGCATAAAAAAACTTCCCGGGTCCATACTCAGGAAGCGCTTTACATTTCTTCTTCATTTTTCATCTGAATCATGCGAAGCGATTCAATCCGTTCGGGAGTTTCTTCAAAAAATTGCAGCAAATCGGCAATGCGGTTAATGGAGTCCCAACTCAAATGGTGCTCAATTCCTTCCACATCGTTATAAATATTCTCTTCTTTTACACCAATCGTTCTTAAAAACGATTCCAACAGATCATGACGATCGACAAGCCTCTTCCCGATTTTTTTCCCTTTTGGAGTAAGGACAAGACCTCGATATTTCTCATATACCAAATATTCATCTTTATCTAACTTCTGAACCATTTTGGTCACAGAAGATGGGTGCACAGACAAAGCTTCGGCGATATCCGAAACCCTTGCATACCCTTTATTTTCAATTAACAAGTAAATTTGTTCTATGTAATCCTCCATGCTCGGCGTTGGCATGTTCTACCTCCAATTCTTCCGATAAGGAAAGTGTACTACCAATTGAATATTATCATAAGAATGAACAAAAATAAAAATATATCATTGAATTCTTTCTTTGAGAAGAGAAATTTTTCTAAAAGGCCTGTTCTTATCTTGACTTCTCTCTTCTTATGTTGTATATTGGTGTTATCAATTAACAGAATATGTTCCGCCTTTCAAACTATAGGAAGCCGTGAAGTATTTTGTTATTTGATAAATATTTTGATTGAGCACGATGTGCTTGGAAAGTTTAGGAGGATTTAATAATATGCAAAACGGTAAAGTAAAATGGTTTAACAATGAAAAAGGCTATGGGTTTATTGAAGTTGAAGGCGGAGACGACGTATTCGTTCATTTCACAGCTATTCAAGGTGACGGTTACAAATCACTTGAAGAAGGTCAAGCAGTTTCTTTCGAAATCGTTGAAGGTAACCGCGGACCACAAGCTGCTAATGTTGTAAAACTTTAATTTCGCGATTTTGGTTTCTTTTTGACCATTGTGAATATGAAAAGCTGGCGGTTTTCCGCCAGCTTTTTTTGATTCTTGAAAGAATGAATGAAACATCTTCAAGATTGCGATTCGATTACTGCGATTTACTGATGAACGGATTCAACATGGAAAAACAGAAACGAAATTCTTCGCATGCGGACAGCTCCTCAACATCTTTCTCTCCATCTTAAAGTCGCCGTCCGTATTCTTTAAGTTTTTCTCCTACTGTACATTCACGAATACAAAATCGGTGAGCCCTTGTTTTCCCATATTCTTTTCGCAACGTGGATTTCACTAAACATCCTCGACAATATGTTTGTAGTAATTCATCCACCTCTTCCAACAACTGTTTCCTATCCAATTGAGTCAACACCCTTCGTACTGAACGATTTTATTTATCATCATAATTTCGAATGACTGTTTATTGTAATTCCTTTCAGCGCTTGGCTCGCTAATTTGTCCGCTTCTTTATTTTGCTTTCTATCCACCTCTTTGTAAAGAGGCTTTATTTGCAGTTCGTTGATTTTCGCTTCAATCCTGTCCAGCCATTTATTTAGATTTTCTTCAAAGCATGGCCACTCCCCGGACAACTGTTTTAATACCCCTAATGAATCGCCGGAAATGGTGCATACCGTATTTTTGACCCCTAGTTCTTCCAGCATTTGCATGGCTTGATATAAAGCTGCATATTCCGCTTCATTATTGGATTCTAGTTCATCTAGCTTATGGTTGGCTCTTATCCTGTAGGGCACCCCACTTTTTGTGTAATAAATAACGATACCAGTGCCTGCTGTAAATGTGTTACGGTCAAATCCTCCGTCAAAATACACCGTGATATCAACCGGCTCTTCCTCCAGCTTTTCGTTTAATTTTATATATTCTTTTTTGGACCACTGATTTTGCAACTCGTCGATGACAACTACTTGCTTCAATCTTCCGGTTTTTTCTAAATCTTGGATCAGCGGCAGAACTTTTTCTTTCTCCATCCAGTCTGATTCAAACCATATGTCCTGGATTTTCTTTTGGCTGTATAGCCATTTTATTTTCATTTTCATCTTGTTCACCTGTTCCTATCTTTGCACATGTCTTTTTGTTTAGTATAATGAATTTTATGATCATTTTATAAAGTGAAACTTTCATCAATGGAGATCGTTCCCATTGATGGTTAGTCGAACTGATCAAAAGCATTCTCGCCGTTCTGTTGGAGAGACTGCTTCTTTTTCTTTATACAACCAACTTACATATTTATATATTTTCCTATTGTTTAAAAATGTTTCAAGGGACTTTCCGTTTTAATGATGATTGCACATTTCAATCTGATTTTCCATTTGTTTTATTTTATGTCAGATTCGATTTCTTAGCATTCTTTCTGGCAGCGGAAATCAAAAAATGTCATCGCTTTTGAGTTTGTTTGAGCACTTGAATGTTCGATTGAGCTGATTTTAAAGAACGAATTCCTTGAGAATTGATTTCACCACTTTCGTATACGTGTATTTCTTGCCGGAGGTTCCGTTTCATGAAAGGAGACAGTATGATGAAATGGCTTTCTGATATTTCATTATTCATAGTTGCACTTGTATGGGGCTCAACATTTGTGATGATTCAAAACGCAATTGACTTTTTGCCGCCACTCTTCTTTAATGGTGTAAGGTTTGGTTTGGCCGGGCTTGTCATGTTTCTCATTGTCGTGCTTCGAAAAGATCAAAAAACCTTTTCTTTCAATGCGATCGGCTATGGAAGTGTACTTGGATTATGCTTGTTTATTGGATATGCTTTCCAAACGGTCGGGCTATTGTACACCACTGTTGCCAAATCGAGTTTTATCACTGGATTGTATGTTGTTTTTGTTCAGTTTTTGGCTTTCGTTCTTTTGAAAATAAAACCTTCTTTTTCTGCCATCGTAGGCTCGTTTACAGCGGCTTTAGGTCTTTATTTACTTACTTCGGCAGGTGATGGAGGTAGCTGGAATAAAGGGGATGTTCTCAGTTTATTTTGCGCCATTGCGTTCGCATTTCATATCGTATTGACAGGAAAATTTACCCATAAAGCTTCCGTGCTGATGTTAACGACCGTCCAATTTTTCACCGTATCCATTCTTAGTTTCATTGGATCCTTCCTGTTGGAGAATTGGCAAACAACTTTTCAACTTTCTGTTCTTATAAAACCTTCTGTTTTTTATCCGTTACTGATGACTTCCTTGTTGGCAACGGACGCTGCTTTTTTTATTCAAACATACGCCCAAAAATATACGTCCCCGCCAAAGGTGGCTTTCATCTTGTCAATGGAACCTGTATTTGGAGTCCTGACCGCCTATTTTTGGATCGGTGAACGGCTGTCATGGTCAGGAGTGACCGGTTCTTTATTGATTTTTCTAAGTATGGTGATATCAGAAGTGCCTATTTTTCAGTATTTTTTCCGGAAAAAGGCCGGTTAAATAAACCAAAAGAAAGAAGCTAATCTTTGGCAATCACTTAATCCAATCGGAAAGCAATCATTTTCTTAGACTTCTAGAAATGAATAGAGAAAAGAACTTTCACGAAACTGTTGAAAAGGAACAACAGTCAAATCAAATCTCTTCGTTTGTCCTTTTGGGAGTTCATGTGCGACAAAACACCAGTTTCATAACTTTTAATAATAAGAAACATCCCTCCCAAGTGTATAAGTTTTCAAACAACAAAAAATGGTTTCCTACCATTCTATCAGGTTGAAAATCCTGTACAGGTTATTCCAACAGGATTAGATCGAGATTGAACTTGAGATAACGAGAGAGTCTACTCAAATAGACTCCTATTGCATTCCTTCGCATCCAGATGAACATTTCAGAACCATTTATGCGATTAAGAGGCTGTAGTGAAAAAAAGACGTTTCTGCTCGTCGTATCTTGATAAGTATAAAAAATCATCAACACTCCGTTTCCCCTATTCACTGGCCTGCTTTTCTTTTCAGAGAGAGCGGCTGCTTTGCATAAAATGAACTCCCTCCAGAGAAAGTAAAGATGGAGGTGACCATCATGAGCAAAAACAGAAACCGAGGAAGAGGAACAAAAGCACCAGGCGTTAATCCGCAAGGCTATGGCCAAGATGCCGATTTTACTCCCGATCCTAAAAGCCGATTGGAAAATGCAGCCAAAAAATCGAATAAAAAATAGCCAATGACTGTTTTAATTTAAATACTTTTACGAAAAAGCGCTTCTTTCGATTTACTGTTAAAAAAAGGCGGTGGGCAACATATTTTGCTCACCGCTCATTGGATAACAGTTTGGCCGATTGACTTTGATTCCATCGTAATAAAAGTGGTTTTAACGTTTTGAATTCATACTGTTCGATACACTCCATAATAGAATCGAGAAACGGCTCCCAACGCGCCTGTTCCTTATTCCAGCTAATTGGAGCATCACAATGGATGGTTGCTAATTTCCGCGAAAGGAAAAGCATATCTAAATCTTCTTCTATTTTCTTTTTCTGAGAAGGCGACAGCAAAGAAAGATTTTCAAGGATTCCTTCGATAGAACCAAATTGTTGTATTAATTTCAGTGCCGTTTTTTCTCCAATGCCTTTCACACCCGGGTAGCCGTCGCTCGGATCTCCCATCAATGCTTTGACATCTATAAACTGTTGGGGCGTCACACCGTATTCTTCATAGAATCTTTCGTATGTGTAAAATGCATAGTTTCCATACCCTTTTTTCAGAAGCATGACATCGATATGTTCATCCAGCAATTGCAGCAAATCTCTGTCTCCGCTTAAGATCGTGACTTTTTTGGGGTGTTCCCTTTTAGCGATGGTTCCAATGCAATCATCTGCTTCGAAACCTTCCACTCCAATATTCGGAAGTTGAAAAAAATCAGTCGCTTTCTTCGCCAGGTCAAATTGAGGAATCAACTCAACCGGCGGTGCCTCACGGTTG of the Bacillus smithii genome contains:
- a CDS encoding excisionase family DNA-binding protein, giving the protein MYLTIKETADYLSLPEKYIESLILHNKIRAVFDGEQYLIYKDQFNTHLEQMEKLKKQLEEWYNEPIPEDLDVKDED
- a CDS encoding class I SAM-dependent methyltransferase, translating into MKSNEWTDYTKDQWNQNAQNWHARSKNMWEKGSRKEILPFLQSALPIGKKICDLGCGDGYAALKLAEAGYLVTGIDLSEQMISIAKSYQHPNVRFLVGDLSNVPIPDHSQDGVLAINSIEWTESPLDVIREIERILIPKGIACIGILGPTAGPRENAYPRLLGEKVMMNTMMPWEFSKLASEHGFITLKELHVPKRETDRTILSTLPDPLKQAISFMTVFLLQKVN
- a CDS encoding TerC family protein, with the protein product MSEIIQDITKTYAQFFEWDMWMEVLTDPVSWGLIGTLVVLEGLLSSDNALVLAVMVRHLPGAQRRKALFYGLIGAYLLRFIAIGIGVYLIKLWWIKVLGALYLAWLSIHYFVDKSMGEKVDQEVTGIKKNGLLIKLFGPFWGTVAAVEMMDAAFSVDSILAAFGISEKVWVLLIGGMLGVLMMRGVAGLFLRLIDRIPELETTAYVIIVFISIKMLLSVFHIEIEHVYFFAFILLCFILTFATHILRKK
- a CDS encoding formate--tetrahydrofolate ligase, encoding MGIHTKVKTDIEIAQEAELKPIKEVAKSIGLEEEDLEFYGKYKAKLSYETLKRLNTKPNGKLILVTSINPTPAGEGKSTVTVGLGDALSQLGKKTMIALREPSLGPTMGIKGGAAGGGYAQVMPMEDINLHFTGDIHAITTANNALAALLDNHIHQGNELRIDPRRIVWKRSLDLNDRALRKIVVGLGGPSQGVPREDGFDITVASEIMAVLCLATDLQDLKRRLSQMVVAYNYDKEPVTAGDLGAEGALTLLLKDALKPNLVQTIEHTPALVHGGPFANIAHGCNSVMATKAALKLADVVVTEAGFGADLGAEKFLNIKTRAAGFQPDAVVIVATIRALKMHGGQGKSELNQENLSALRKGIANLQKHIESIQQFDLPLVVAVNRFITDTENEINELFQWCAEKQIPVALTEVWEKGGKGGLDLAEKVLKVIEQSNHSFRPLYSLEQSLEEKILAIVQSIYGGKGVEFSAKARKQLKEFEENGWSGLPICMAKTQYSLSDDPEKLGRPRDFVIHVRELLPKLGAGFIVALTGDVLTMPGLPKHPAANQMDVDEQGRAIGLF
- a CDS encoding ABC-F family ATP-binding cassette domain-containing protein encodes the protein MKILSVEHLSKSYGDKVLFQDISFTIGEKERIGLIGVNGTGKSTLLKIVAGKDVADEGEISAPNDYSIAYLPQEPELIGDRTVLDQIFQSEAEVIRLLKEYEATVSLLEKYPQKMELTEKLFELQKKMDALNAWEANTNAKTILTKLGIDHFDQKIATLSGGQKKRVALAQVLIETPDLLILDEPTNHLDFETIQWLQDFLNKYPKSVFFVTHDRYFLDATANRMFELANGNIFLYKGNYQDYLEAKAVREEQEESLEKKRRNLYRRELAWIKRGAKARSTKQKARIERFEKLEEKVENRVKKEQLDIQLKGSRLGKQVFELKHASKAFGDKVILKNFDWIVKPHDRIGIVGRNGSGKSTFLNILAGKIPLDEGELVTGSTVKIAFYTQERTDMDENKRIIAYVREEAEVIETKSGERISAAQMLERFLFPMNTHGTPIRKLSGGEKRRLYLLKLLMSQPNVLFLDEPTNDLDTETLTVLEDYLEDFPGVVITVSHDRYFLDKTAKELLVFEGEGNIRHYYGSYSDYLNEQEAAKKPSPPLKEERKPKAAKSEKKRMTYLEKKEWEEIEDKIEDTENKIKELQQQLETTGSDFEKAQSIMEELNQLNEQLEFLIERWSYLSELA
- a CDS encoding conserved virulence factor C family protein yields the protein MKIVAIEPTPSPNTMKIILDEELPSGKSHNYKKEQSSDAPPVIADILKIDGVKGVYHVADFLAVERNGKYDWQEILPKVRRVFGEEVETKPEKRTANEHFGEVKVSVQMFKGIPLQIKLNDGQEEKRFGLPQEFLKAFEAAQQDGDNFVLQRTWKDYGVRYGDMDEIGKSMIEEITALYTRERLDALVDRARQGERQSEYRPERVKLTPEMLDESDWRKRYQLLERMEDPTLDDLPLLEKAMNDDKVAIRRLAVVYVGMIKDKKVLPLLYKALKDPVVAVRRTAGDCLSDLGFKEAIPAMCEALKDKSKIVRWRAAMYLYEVGDETALPALKAAENDPEFEVQMQIKMAIERIEGGQEGKGSVWKQMTEARKNEKSEEKK
- a CDS encoding BrxA/BrxB family bacilliredoxin — translated: MTNAYEEYMKQLVKPMRQELVDAGFQELITPEEVVHFMDQAEGTTLVFVNSMCGCAAGLARPAAVKAIAESEKKPDHLVTVFAGQDREATAKMREYFTGYEPSSPSMAILKGKEVVHFIPREDIEYHEVEDIVTNLTNALHQFCD